The following coding sequences lie in one Musa acuminata AAA Group cultivar baxijiao chromosome BXJ1-8, Cavendish_Baxijiao_AAA, whole genome shotgun sequence genomic window:
- the LOC135680589 gene encoding caffeoylshikimate esterase-like, producing MDPGVDGIMYEEEFINNSRGLKLFTCRWLPEKKEPKALVFLCHGYAMECSMSMRDTGTRLAKAGYAVHGIDYEGHGKSSGLQGYIPSFKNLVEDCSEHFTSVCERRENKKKARYLLGESMGGAVVLLLHRREPPYWNGAVLVAPMCKIADEMKPHPVVISTLTKLCNVIPTWRIVPTKDIIDIGFKVPEKREEIRSNPYCYKGRPRLKTAQEVLMVSLDIEKNLNQVSLPFLVVHGGDDIVTDPSVSRLLYETASSEDKTLKLYPGMWHALTSAEPPANIDLVFADIVAWLDRRTAAEGSRSEMEQKSKHEEQQLFHAQAKQSPIASL from the exons ATG GATCCAGGTGTCGACGGTATCATGTACGAAGAG GAGTTCATCAACAACTCTCGTGGACTGAAGCTTTTCACCTGCAGATGGCTGCCGGAGAAGAAAGAACCCAAAGCCTTAGTCTTCCTGTGCCATG GCTATGCCATGGAGTGCAGCATGTCCATGAGAG ACACTGGAACTCGGCTAGCGAAGGCAGGTTATGCAGTTCACGGGATAGACTACGAAGGCCATGGCAAGTCCTCTGGGTTGCAGGGCTACATCCCGAGCTTTAAGAATCTGGTCGAGGACTGCTCCGAACACTTCACCAGCGTTTGCG AGCGACGCGAGAACAAGAAGAAAGCAAGGTATCTCCTGGGAGAGTCGATGGGAGGCGCCGTGGTCCTCCTCCTCCACAGAAGGGAACCACCCTATTGGAACGGTGCTGTTTTGGTTGCTCCCATGTGCAAG ATTGCTGATGAGATGAAGCCACATCCTGTCGTCATCAGCACTCTGACGAAGCTGTGTAACGTCATACCAACATGGAGAATAGTTCCTACCAAAGACATTATAGATATCGGCTTCAAAGTTCCTGAAAAGAGAGAGGAG ATTCGATCTAATCCATACTGCTACAAGGGAAGGCCACGACTCAAGACCGCTCAGGAGGTCCTCATGGTTAGCTTGGACATCGAGAAGAACCTAAACCAG GTTTCACTGCCGTTCTTGGTGGTGCATGGCGGGGATGACATTGTGACGGATCCATCCGTCAGTAGACTGCTCTACGAAACAGCGTCGAGCGAGGACAAAACGCTGAAGCTCTACCCTGGGATGTGGCATGCGCTCACGTCCGCCGAACCCCCAGCCAACATCGACCTCGTCTTCGCCGACATCGTCGCTTGGCTTGACAGGAGGACGGCCGCAGAGGGCTCGAGATCGGAGATGGAACAGAAGTCGAAGCACGAGGAGCAGCAGCTCTTCCATGCGCAGGCCAAGCAGTCCCCGATCGCATCGTTGTGA
- the LOC135585946 gene encoding large ribosomal subunit protein uL29-like isoform X2: protein MAKIKVHELRGKTKAELHNRLKDLKNELSLVRVAKVTGGAPNKLSKIKVVRLSIPRVLTVTSQKQKAALREAYKKKKRIPLDLRPKRTRAIRCRLSKYQVEKLLSTSIFVQVAELDVSTSEAPWLSLCT from the exons ATGG CGAAGATTAAGGTCCACGAGCTCCGGGGGAAGACCAAGGCGGAGCTGCATAACCGGCTCAAGGACCTCAAGAACGAGCTCAGCCTCGTCCGCGTCGCCAAGGTCACCGGCGGTGCTCCCAACAAGCTCTCCAAGAT CAAGGTGGTGAGGCTGTCGATTCCGCGGGTGCTGACGGTCACCTCGCAGAAGCAGAAGGCAGCGCTGAGGGAGGCATACAAGAAGAAGAAGCGCATCCCGCTCGACCTCAGGCCTAAAAGGACTCGTGCGATCCGCTGCCGCCTTTCCAAGTATCAG gTTGAGAAACTTCTTTCAACCTCGATCTTTGTACAGGTGGCAGAGCTCGACGTTTCCACCTCAGAGGCACCTTGGCTATCCCTATGCACATAG
- the LOC135585946 gene encoding large ribosomal subunit protein uL29-like isoform X1 — protein MAKIKVHELRGKTKAELHNRLKDLKNELSLVRVAKVTGGAPNKLSKIKVVRLSIPRVLTVTSQKQKAALREAYKKKKRIPLDLRPKRTRAIRCRLSKYQVMLAVATLYLRDDGLAFDRLYSAAPCSLYGVKKVSDMNVGRVEE, from the exons ATGG CGAAGATTAAGGTCCACGAGCTCCGGGGGAAGACCAAGGCGGAGCTGCATAACCGGCTCAAGGACCTCAAGAACGAGCTCAGCCTCGTCCGCGTCGCCAAGGTCACCGGCGGTGCTCCCAACAAGCTCTCCAAGAT CAAGGTGGTGAGGCTGTCGATTCCGCGGGTGCTGACGGTCACCTCGCAGAAGCAGAAGGCAGCGCTGAGGGAGGCATACAAGAAGAAGAAGCGCATCCCGCTCGACCTCAGGCCTAAAAGGACTCGTGCGATCCGCTGCCGCCTTTCCAAGTATCAGGTAATGCTCGCAGTAGCTACCTTATATCTTCGGGATGATGGCTTAGCCTTTGATCGTCTTTACAGCGCCGCGCCGTGTAGTTTATATGGTGTGAAAAAGGTGAGTGATATGAATGTGGGCAGAGTAGAAGAGTGA
- the LOC103994005 gene encoding dof zinc finger protein DOF2.1: protein MAGHGLTQQQQERRLRPHPERDLKCPRCASTNTKFCYYNNYSLSQPRYFCKGCRRYWTLGGSLRNVPVGGGCRKNKRSSSSSSSSSSYSKKAQELDFTSTPLLPTLIPPLLTYDPSDLTFRLQKHPPMVQFGLDDNSHNLNPALSAPAPTNGFLDTLGHGFLDITRPIGLNHLYHGYGVNGRLEEIGGEKGGPGGATTGQGSCEAMDGGDTKAFTGLSWQEGSMDSARDCWNGAVGSSLHGLINSSML, encoded by the coding sequence ATGGCTGGCCATGGATTGACCCAGCAGCAACAGGAGAGGAGGCTGAGGCCTCACCCGGAGCGAGACCTGAAATGCCCCAGATGTGCctccaccaacaccaagttctgtTACTACAACAACTATAGCCTTTCCCAGCCCAGATACTTCTGCAAGGGGTGCAGGAGGTACTGGACCCTGGGAGGCTCTCTCAGGAACGTCCCTGTGGGAGGTGGCTGCAGGAAGAACAAgaggtcttcctcctcctcctcctcatcatcatcttaCTCAAAGAAGGCGCAAGAACTAGACTTCACATCCACCCCACTTCTCCCTACTCTCATCCCTCCACTTCTTACATATGACCCAAGTGACCTCACTTTTAGGCTTCAAAAGCATCCACCCATGGTGCAGTTTGGCCTGGATGACAATAGCCACAACCTTAATCCGGCGTTATCTGCTCCGGCCCCAACAAATGGTTTTCTTGACACCCTCGGGCATGGATTTCTTGACATCACAAGACCGATCGGGTTAAACCACCTTTACCATGGGTATGGAGTCAATGGCAGGCTGGAGGAGATTGGTGGGGAAAAGGGAGGACCGGGTGGTGCAACAACCGGCCAAGGATCGTGCGAAGCCATGGATGGAGGGGATACCAAAGCGTTCACAGGTCTCTCGTGGCAGGAAGGAAGCATGGATTCGGCAAGGGATTGTTGGAATGGTGCTGTGGGTTCTTCCTTGCATGGACTGATCAATAGCTCCATGCTGTGA
- the LOC103994006 gene encoding uncharacterized protein LOC103994006, with the protein MGIIRRSFSFLLGTGCGIYIAQNYNVPDVKKLFDTYVFVAKHIEESYRKPKKDED; encoded by the coding sequence ATGGGGATAATAAGGAGAAGTTTCTCTTTTCTACTGGGAACTGGTTGTGGTATTTACATTGCGCAGAATTACAACGTCCCAGACGTAAAGAAGCTCTTCGATACATACGTTTTCGTTGCCAAACACATTGAAGAATCCTACAGGAAGCCTAAGAAAGATGAAGATTAA
- the LOC135585946 gene encoding large ribosomal subunit protein uL29-like isoform X4, translated as MAKIKVHELRGKTKAELHNRLKDLKNELSLVRVAKVTGGAPNKLSKIKVVRLSIPRVLTVTSQKQKAALREAYKKKKRIPLDLRPKRTRAIRCRLSKYQVAELDVSTSEAPWLSLCT; from the exons ATGG CGAAGATTAAGGTCCACGAGCTCCGGGGGAAGACCAAGGCGGAGCTGCATAACCGGCTCAAGGACCTCAAGAACGAGCTCAGCCTCGTCCGCGTCGCCAAGGTCACCGGCGGTGCTCCCAACAAGCTCTCCAAGAT CAAGGTGGTGAGGCTGTCGATTCCGCGGGTGCTGACGGTCACCTCGCAGAAGCAGAAGGCAGCGCTGAGGGAGGCATACAAGAAGAAGAAGCGCATCCCGCTCGACCTCAGGCCTAAAAGGACTCGTGCGATCCGCTGCCGCCTTTCCAAGTATCAG GTGGCAGAGCTCGACGTTTCCACCTCAGAGGCACCTTGGCTATCCCTATGCACATAG
- the LOC135585946 gene encoding large ribosomal subunit protein uL29-like isoform X3, whose amino-acid sequence MAKIKVHELRGKTKAELHNRLKDLKNELSLVRVAKVTGGAPNKLSKIKVVRLSIPRVLTVTSQKQKAALREAYKKKKRIPLDLRPKRTRAIRCRLSKYQDALKTEHQKKKEICFPMRRYAIKA is encoded by the exons ATGG CGAAGATTAAGGTCCACGAGCTCCGGGGGAAGACCAAGGCGGAGCTGCATAACCGGCTCAAGGACCTCAAGAACGAGCTCAGCCTCGTCCGCGTCGCCAAGGTCACCGGCGGTGCTCCCAACAAGCTCTCCAAGAT CAAGGTGGTGAGGCTGTCGATTCCGCGGGTGCTGACGGTCACCTCGCAGAAGCAGAAGGCAGCGCTGAGGGAGGCATACAAGAAGAAGAAGCGCATCCCGCTCGACCTCAGGCCTAAAAGGACTCGTGCGATCCGCTGCCGCCTTTCCAAGTATCAG GATGCCTTGAAGACAGAACATCAGAAGAAAAAGGAGATATGCTTCCCGATGAGGAGGTATGCAATCAAAGCCTAG
- the LOC135680588 gene encoding protein CANDIDATE G-PROTEIN COUPLED RECEPTOR 7-like has protein sequence MAHYWLIGLLECIPVRIPVLKSSPILKLIKRTGDSRPSDSPSSVSIIPRRRRPKDSGSVAMAGSLRPHILLLLFLIVLASISSCMAEIKNLKISSDFRAIILFEKFGFTRRGEVAVAVSDVSISSTLGAPDHSLLGFFLPSDEGLIQAAYDSRHGRSSYSDTKPSPNPGCVLHSSYVRLLFTFDVLSPAPSATLNRSFPIPYPDEYSLFFANCAPETAVTMSVRTEMYNTRPDGSRDYLSVGQSPVPSLYTFFAAAYAAFFVVWIHLALFKNRLAAHRLHHLMAGLLFTKALNLIFAAEDQHYIRQTGTPHGWDVLFYLFQFLKGVLLFTVIVLIGTGWSFLKRFLQEREKKVLMIVIPLQVVANIASVVIGETGPFIRDWVSWNRVLLLIDVICCCAILFPIIWSIRSLREASKTDGKAARYVAKLTLFRQFYTVVIGYLYFTRVVVYALTTIPSYKYRWVSVAAEETASLAFYIFMFYRFRPVEKNHYFALDDEEEEAAEMVLLRDEEFEL, from the coding sequence ATGGCGCATTATTGGCTGATTGGGTTGTTGGAATGCATTCCAGTGAGAATTCCTGTACTCAAATCGTCACCCATCTTGAAGTTAATCAAACGGACAGGCGACAGCCGGCCCTCCGACTCTCCGTCCTCTGTTTCGATAATACCCCGCCGACGTCGCCCCAAGGATTCAGGTTCGGTCGCCATGGCGGGATCTCTGCGGCCTCATATTCTCCTGCTCCTCTTCCTCATCGTCCTCGCTTCGATCTCTTCGTGTATGGCGGAGATTAAGAACCTAAAGATCTCCTCCGACTTCCGGGCGATCATCCTGTTCGAGAAGTTCGGCTTTACCCGGCGTGGCGAGGTGGCCGTTGCTGTTTCCGACGTCTCCATCTCCTCCACCCTCGGCGCCCCCGACCACTCCCTCCTTGGCTTCTTCCTCCCCTCCGACGAGGGCCTCATCCAGGCGGCTTACGATTCCCGGCATGGCCGCAGCTCCTACTCTGACACTAAGCCTAGCCCCAATCCTGGATGCGTCCTCCATAGCTCCTACGTCCGCCTCCTCTTCACCTTCGATGTACTCTCCCCGGCGCCCTCAGCCACATTAAACCGCTCCTTCCCCATCCCCTACCCGGACGAGTACAGCCTCTTCTTCGCCAACTGCGCCCCAGAGACCGCGGTCACCATGTCCGTCCGCACCGAGATGTACAACACCCGTCCCGATGGTTCCCGTGACTACCTCTCCGTCGGCCAGTCCCCCGTTCCCTCCCTGTACACCTTCTTCGCCGCCGCCTATGCCGCCTTCTTCGTCGTGTGGATCCACCTCGCCCTTTTCAAGAACCGCCTCGCCGCCCACCGGCTCCACCACCTCATGGCCGGTCTCCTCTTCACCAAGGCTCTCAACCTCATCTTTGCCGCCGAGGACCAGCACTACATCCGCCAGACCGGCACCCCCCACGGGTGGGACGTCCTCTTCTACCTCTTCCAATTCCTGAAAGGCGTCCTCTTGTTCACCGTCATCGTCCTCATCGGCACCGGATGGTCCTTCCTCAAGCGCTTCCTCCAGGAGCGAGAGAAGAAGGTGCTCATGATCGTGATCCCGCTCCAGGTCGTCGCCAACATCGCGTCGGTCGTGATAGGCGAGACCGGACCCTTCATCCGGGACTGGGTATCCTGGAATCGGGTCCTCCTCCTCATCGATGTCATCTGCTGCTGTGCCATCCTGTTCCCCATCATCTGGTCAATCAGATCGCTGCGCGAGGCTTCAAAGACGGACGGGAAGGCCGCGAGATACGTTGCCAAGCTCACTCTTTTCCGGCAGTTCTACACTGTGGTGATCGGGTATCTGTACTTCACGAGGGTTGTGGTGTACGCGCTGACGACGATCCCGTCTTACAAGTATCGGTGGGTCAGCGTGGCAGCCGAAGAGACAGCGAGTCTCGCCTTCTACATCTTCATGTTTTACAGGTTTAGGCCGGTGGAGAAGAACCACTACTTTGCGCTCGATGACGAAGAGGAAGAGGCCGCGGAGATGGTGCTGCTTCGCGACGAAGAATTCGAACTTTGA